The Paenibacillus uliginis N3/975 genome has a window encoding:
- a CDS encoding PDC sensor domain-containing protein: protein MLNKLQNKLILIFASLLIIVMVISQLVTGNEMSKNIKAKLDIEGAGHAETLTKMTELRITNYGIDLLVFSEDPRIKALIQNNEETLTPEIQDEMVNYIKVKPEVSSIYMASSSKRMYDPDTSKTYDESYDPAERPWYQIASENPKEVQFTKVYLDSSNQMKVAASKAIVENGQVIGVIGLDLPLDTVTNQINELNLGYNGYGFIVDAEGNAVVHPTDAGKNVREKPYIDKMYQKDVGKVLYTEGNTEIIIYYETMENTNWKIGVVYKEAELSKLINQILQLNTLITLIAIVIVSVVVYVIARYFTKPIVQLTKQVQLMAEGDLTVQGEVRSKDEVGQLTGHFNEMVQKMREVLSKVVDSSGKLSDSAVSLSAVSEETKATSEEIAHAMSDVAEGSVEGASNLDNMQRVTGDLDSQFTLIEETMGDMQIK from the coding sequence ATGTTAAACAAATTGCAGAACAAACTTATTCTCATCTTTGCGTCATTACTTATTATTGTAATGGTCATCTCGCAGTTAGTAACAGGAAACGAAATGTCTAAAAACATTAAAGCAAAATTAGACATAGAAGGAGCGGGACACGCTGAAACGTTAACGAAAATGACGGAATTACGCATAACCAATTATGGGATAGATCTTTTAGTTTTCAGTGAAGATCCACGTATTAAAGCACTGATACAAAACAATGAAGAGACTTTAACCCCTGAAATACAAGATGAAATGGTCAATTATATAAAGGTGAAGCCGGAAGTTTCCTCTATTTATATGGCAAGTTCATCGAAGCGTATGTATGATCCCGATACATCTAAGACATATGATGAAAGCTATGATCCAGCCGAAAGACCTTGGTATCAAATAGCTAGCGAGAATCCGAAAGAAGTGCAGTTTACGAAAGTATATTTAGATAGCTCCAATCAAATGAAAGTAGCTGCCTCAAAAGCAATTGTGGAAAATGGTCAAGTGATAGGTGTGATCGGACTTGATTTACCTTTGGATACGGTGACCAACCAAATCAATGAATTAAATTTAGGATACAATGGATATGGCTTTATTGTGGATGCTGAAGGAAATGCGGTCGTTCATCCAACAGATGCAGGAAAGAATGTGAGAGAAAAGCCGTATATAGATAAAATGTATCAGAAAGACGTTGGCAAAGTGTTATATACAGAGGGTAATACAGAGATAATCATCTATTATGAAACGATGGAAAACACGAATTGGAAAATTGGGGTAGTTTATAAAGAAGCAGAGTTATCAAAACTCATTAATCAAATTCTACAATTGAATACGCTGATTACCCTTATTGCAATTGTGATAGTCAGTGTCGTTGTTTATGTAATAGCTCGTTATTTCACAAAACCAATTGTGCAGTTAACGAAACAGGTACAGTTAATGGCCGAAGGAGATTTAACCGTTCAAGGGGAGGTAAGATCCAAGGACGAAGTCGGCCAATTAACAGGTCACTTTAATGAGATGGTGCAAAAAATGCGCGAGGTTCTATCTAAAGTTGTCGATTCCTCCGGGAAATTGTCGGATTCGGCGGTAAGTCTGAGTGCAGTTTCAGAGGAAACGAAGGCAACAAGTGAAGAAATTGCCCATGCGATGTCGGACGTGGCCGAAGGATCGGTAGAAGGTGCGAGCAATCTTGATAATATGCAGCGCGTGACAGGTGATCTGGATTCACAGTTTACATTAATCGAAGAAACAATGGGTGATATGCAGATTAAA
- a CDS encoding alcohol dehydrogenase catalytic domain-containing protein: protein MKALVYKGANDVELTNLEKPALLADTDAIIRIVLTTICGSDVHLVHGHIPTTPGYALGHEYVGIVEEVGSKVAQFKPGDRVIGPAAPYCGQCERCLKGDIMHCLNGGVHGSGQEFGNLSGSQSEFMRIPYADVNLVHVPDDLEDEQVLFVGDILSTGYFAAEKAAIEHGDSVVVFGAGPVGLCAVQAAQLFLPKQVILVDIDPYRLEVGSRMGATHTINAKEVDPLAVIAELTEGKGADAAIEAAGAETEQALKCVGLCGRVSLVGIFGKPVTIPLQEAFMKNVRIEMGLSYLGNLKKIIRLIQMGKIDLTPMITHRIPLDDIEKGFKMFEQRTDKVIKVVISS, encoded by the coding sequence TTGAAGGCGCTTGTTTATAAAGGGGCTAACGATGTAGAACTGACTAACTTGGAGAAGCCGGCATTGCTGGCGGATACGGATGCCATCATCCGTATTGTACTGACTACGATTTGCGGAAGTGACGTTCATTTAGTTCACGGACATATTCCGACAACACCAGGGTATGCGCTCGGCCATGAATACGTCGGAATTGTTGAAGAGGTCGGAAGCAAGGTTGCCCAGTTTAAACCGGGCGACCGGGTCATTGGTCCGGCGGCACCTTATTGCGGGCAATGCGAACGCTGCTTAAAGGGCGATATTATGCATTGTTTAAACGGCGGCGTGCATGGCAGCGGTCAAGAATTCGGAAATCTATCCGGATCTCAAAGTGAATTTATGCGAATTCCTTATGCTGATGTGAATCTGGTTCATGTACCTGATGATTTAGAGGATGAGCAGGTATTATTTGTAGGCGATATTTTGTCAACCGGATATTTTGCAGCAGAAAAGGCAGCGATCGAGCACGGGGATAGCGTTGTTGTGTTTGGTGCCGGACCCGTCGGATTATGTGCAGTTCAAGCAGCTCAGCTATTTCTCCCTAAACAAGTCATTCTGGTAGACATTGATCCATACCGTTTGGAAGTCGGTTCCCGGATGGGAGCAACCCATACGATTAACGCTAAGGAAGTGGACCCGCTTGCTGTCATTGCGGAATTAACTGAAGGGAAGGGCGCAGATGCAGCCATCGAAGCGGCGGGCGCCGAGACAGAGCAGGCACTGAAATGTGTAGGACTATGTGGCCGGGTATCACTTGTCGGCATTTTCGGGAAGCCGGTCACCATTCCACTCCAGGAAGCATTTATGAAGAATGTACGGATTGAGATGGGACTGTCATATCTGGGTAACCTTAAGAAAATAATCAGACTGATTCAGATGGGAAAAATCGATTTAACTCCGATGATTACGCATCGAATTCCACTCGATGATATCGAAAAAGGATTTAAAATGTTCGAACAACGTACAGATAAAGTCATTAAAGTTGTTATAAGTTCATAA
- the ant(9) gene encoding aminoglycoside nucleotidyltransferase ANT(9): MSDLSNEKIPKQAMQALKIVEELLGSSIVGVYLFGSAVYGGLRINSDVDVLVVVNHSLPEVTRKKLTDRLMLISGKIGNTDSVRPLEVTVINHSDVVPWLYPPRNEFTYGEWLRSEFEKGLIQEPTYDPDLAIVLAQARKNSISLFGPDASDILAPIPMTDIRRAIKESLPGLIEGIKGDERNVILTLTRMWQTVSIDEISPKDVAAEWALPRLPKEYSTLLNLARKAYRGEYVDKWEGLDSEVTALVNHMKNSIESCFIT, encoded by the coding sequence ATGAGCGATTTGAGTAACGAAAAAATACCAAAACAAGCGATGCAAGCATTAAAAATCGTAGAGGAGTTGCTTGGAAGTTCGATAGTCGGGGTATATCTATTTGGTTCTGCAGTATATGGTGGCTTACGCATTAACAGTGATGTAGATGTCCTAGTGGTCGTGAATCATAGTTTACCTGAAGTAACTCGAAAAAAACTAACAGACAGACTAATGCTTATATCTGGAAAGATAGGAAATACAGATTCTGTGAGACCACTTGAAGTTACGGTTATAAACCATAGCGATGTTGTACCTTGGCTATATCCACCAAGAAATGAATTTACCTATGGTGAGTGGCTCAGGAGTGAGTTTGAGAAAGGACTAATCCAGGAACCAACCTATGACCCTGATTTGGCTATTGTTTTAGCACAAGCGAGAAAGAATAGCATTTCTCTATTTGGTCCTGATGCTTCAGATATACTTGCCCCCATTCCGATGACAGATATTCGAAGAGCGATTAAGGAGTCTTTGCCTGGGTTGATTGAGGGTATCAAAGGTGATGAGCGTAATGTTATTTTAACCCTGACTCGAATGTGGCAGACAGTGTCTATCGATGAAATTTCTCCAAAAGATGTGGCTGCAGAATGGGCTTTACCTCGGTTGCCCAAAGAATATTCGACTTTACTCAACTTAGCCAGAAAAGCCTATCGAGGAGAGTATGTTGATAAGTGGGAAGGACTGGATTCCGAGGTGACAGCACTCGTAAATCATATGAAAAACTCTATAGAATCTTGTTTTATCACTTAA
- a CDS encoding choline kinase family protein: MKPLTDFLFKQMNMEDLVQQKLRLFFEDESIVFDKSRFAGGLTNYNYIMNIHGKEYVIRKPGNLTDQMIDRRIERVNNGIASEFGVNSECIYFDEESGIKISKYIPDSTTLAAAGPSALQSLQAVSSLLKKIHGSPKHFPNKFDWLSELAKYETIVAQINGELFFDYASLKEQLLCFMQDHLKNVISVPCHNDTVPENFLVDGEGSVYLIDWEYSGMNDPAFDIAAYIIESRLTAEAIDQLFEAYYGNTFTQDDLMKVKCYMMAQDLLWTVWALLRHYTGDDYLDYCSLRYNRLRRNIQVLSMRPDYPIADMVMP; the protein is encoded by the coding sequence ATGAAACCTCTAACCGACTTTTTATTCAAACAAATGAATATGGAAGACCTGGTGCAGCAAAAACTCCGTCTTTTTTTTGAGGATGAGAGTATTGTTTTTGACAAATCTCGTTTTGCGGGCGGGTTGACCAATTATAACTACATTATGAATATCCACGGAAAGGAGTATGTGATTCGCAAGCCCGGTAACCTGACGGATCAAATGATCGACCGCAGGATAGAGCGTGTGAACAACGGCATCGCTTCGGAGTTTGGCGTGAATTCGGAATGTATATATTTTGATGAGGAAAGCGGCATTAAGATCAGCAAATATATTCCCGATAGCACAACGCTTGCCGCGGCTGGCCCCTCGGCTTTGCAAAGCTTGCAGGCCGTTTCTTCTTTACTGAAGAAGATTCACGGTAGTCCCAAGCACTTCCCTAACAAGTTTGATTGGCTCAGTGAACTTGCCAAATATGAAACCATTGTCGCGCAGATCAACGGTGAATTGTTTTTTGACTACGCCTCCTTAAAAGAGCAATTGCTTTGTTTCATGCAAGACCATCTCAAAAATGTCATTTCCGTACCTTGCCATAATGATACGGTTCCGGAGAATTTTCTCGTAGATGGGGAAGGCAGCGTATATTTGATAGATTGGGAATATTCCGGAATGAACGATCCGGCCTTTGATATTGCCGCGTATATCATTGAATCGCGTTTGACAGCAGAGGCGATTGACCAATTGTTTGAAGCATATTACGGAAATACATTTACACAGGATGATTTGATGAAGGTCAAATGTTACATGATGGCCCAGGATTTGTTATGGACGGTATGGGCTCTGCTGCGTCATTATACGGGGGATGATTACCTGGATTACTGTTCGCTGCGCTATAACCGCCTGCGTCGGAATATTCAAGTATTAAGCATGCGACCGGATTACCCTATTGCCGACATGGTGATGCCCTAG
- a CDS encoding BMC domain-containing protein, protein MEYRGEEALGLVETLGMVPAIQAADAMLKAADVVLVSYENVGSTLVTIMVKGDVAAVRSAVEAGAEAAAKIGKVTAHNVMPRPLSSIAGIVKAHAIHA, encoded by the coding sequence ATGGAATACCGGGGAGAAGAAGCTCTCGGGCTTGTGGAAACATTGGGCATGGTTCCTGCCATCCAAGCGGCGGACGCTATGCTTAAAGCAGCAGATGTTGTTCTGGTATCCTACGAGAATGTTGGTTCCACGCTCGTAACGATAATGGTAAAAGGTGATGTCGCGGCGGTTCGTTCGGCAGTAGAGGCTGGTGCTGAAGCAGCAGCGAAGATTGGCAAAGTCACTGCCCACAATGTGATGCCGCGTCCGCTCAGTTCTATTGCAGGAATTGTGAAAGCGCATGCAATTCACGCATGA
- a CDS encoding BMC domain-containing protein, protein MSKHDALGFIETFGIVFVMEAADAMCKAADVDLIGYENVASGYISVLVRGDVGAVRAAVDAGVAAVQAMGTEVYSSNVIPNPHPDIEKIIARYGLPS, encoded by the coding sequence ATGAGCAAGCATGATGCACTGGGTTTCATTGAAACCTTTGGGATTGTATTCGTCATGGAAGCGGCGGATGCCATGTGCAAAGCGGCCGATGTAGATTTGATCGGTTACGAAAACGTGGCGTCTGGTTATATATCTGTCCTTGTTCGCGGAGATGTAGGGGCTGTAAGGGCTGCAGTTGATGCTGGCGTCGCCGCTGTACAGGCGATGGGGACAGAGGTGTACAGTTCAAACGTTATTCCTAACCCACACCCAGACATTGAAAAGATCATTGCCCGTTATGGCCTTCCTTCTTAG
- a CDS encoding 1-propanol dehydrogenase PduQ, giving the protein MINDIFVIKTKVYSGEQSLKKLAEIQGTKACIVSDQMMEKLGYLGQVVDLLQSGGISTAVFTGVKPDPGVSIVAEALQVYWESGADVLLALGGGSVIDTAKGVLYFARQYAQEKDAPFVKPSFVAIPSTSGTGSEVTDFSVITVDGDKIVIVDNFIAPDIAILDSTLTKQLPNKVVVDTGMDVLTHALEAYVSIKATDFTDALAEKAVQLVFAHLETLYHDPADAEARDRVQNASCMAGMAFTNAGLGIIHSMSHAFGGTFHIAHGRVNSLLLEAVMEYNVNLGGKAIDRVCERYARLASLLHLPARTAREGTVSLIQAIGKLKRSIGIEHGIRELGVDQDAFDEALSRMARTAMADRCTPTNPRQPTEEELEHIYRKSF; this is encoded by the coding sequence GTGATAAACGACATCTTTGTTATTAAAACGAAGGTATATTCAGGCGAACAGTCACTGAAGAAACTGGCGGAAATTCAAGGCACGAAAGCTTGTATCGTTTCCGATCAGATGATGGAGAAGCTGGGTTATCTGGGGCAGGTAGTTGACCTACTGCAAAGCGGTGGAATCTCCACTGCAGTGTTTACCGGTGTTAAGCCCGATCCGGGCGTCAGTATTGTGGCCGAAGCGCTTCAAGTGTATTGGGAAAGCGGCGCTGATGTGTTACTGGCGCTGGGAGGCGGCTCCGTCATTGATACAGCGAAGGGCGTTCTGTACTTTGCCCGGCAATATGCACAGGAGAAAGACGCGCCTTTTGTCAAACCATCGTTTGTCGCCATTCCTTCCACCAGCGGCACCGGATCGGAAGTGACCGACTTTTCGGTGATTACGGTGGACGGAGACAAAATTGTCATAGTGGACAATTTTATCGCACCGGACATAGCGATTCTCGATTCCACCCTTACCAAGCAATTGCCAAACAAAGTGGTGGTGGACACCGGAATGGATGTTCTGACCCATGCGCTGGAGGCTTATGTCTCTATCAAAGCGACTGACTTTACCGATGCGTTAGCTGAAAAGGCCGTTCAATTGGTATTTGCTCATCTGGAAACGCTTTACCATGATCCGGCAGATGCAGAAGCGCGGGATCGAGTGCAGAATGCATCCTGTATGGCGGGAATGGCGTTTACTAACGCCGGTCTAGGTATCATTCATAGTATGTCCCACGCCTTTGGCGGAACGTTTCACATTGCTCACGGACGGGTGAATTCACTGCTTCTAGAGGCGGTAATGGAGTATAACGTCAACTTGGGCGGAAAAGCCATAGACAGGGTTTGTGAACGCTATGCTAGGCTTGCTTCACTGCTGCACTTGCCGGCCCGAACCGCCCGTGAAGGAACCGTAAGTCTGATCCAGGCAATTGGAAAGTTGAAACGATCCATCGGTATCGAACACGGAATCCGTGAGCTTGGCGTTGACCAGGATGCTTTTGATGAGGCGTTGTCACGCATGGCGCGGACCGCGATGGCTGACCGCTGTACGCCAACCAATCCTCGTCAGCCAACGGAAGAAGAGTTAGAGCACATTTACCGTAAAAGCTTTTAA
- the cutC gene encoding choline trimethylamine-lyase has translation MAPQEREAIMKLFQGISKELSDKGAQPLAADGSGQLRKEECAYPEGMTERLRALKEHYLTVKPSITTYRAKAFTQVYKENPGLPEIMLRAKAFRRACEEAPLLIQDNELIVGHPCGAPRAGAFSPDIAWRWTRDELDTIHNRPQDPFYISEEDKRIMQEELFPFWKGKSVDEICEQQYRDAGLWEFSGEAFVSDLSYHQINGGGDSNPGYDVILMKKGMLDIQREAKEHLAKLSMQNPEDIDKIYYYKSVLDTTEGVMAYAKRISEYAYQLAAKETNPKRKAELQKIGEVNARVPAHAPTTFHEAVQSVWTVESLLVVEENQTGMSVGRVDQYMYPFYEADRKAGRLTEFEAFEIAGCFLIKCSEMMWVSSAGGSKFFAGYQPFVNMCVGGQKREGGDATNDLTYLLMDAVRHVGVYQPSLACRIHNSSPQKYLKKIVDVVRAGLGFPACHFDDSHIKMMLMKGCSIEDARDYCLMGCVEPQKSGRLYQWTSTGYTQWPIAIEFVLNRGKMLWHGSEPGLDMGDLRNFKTYEEFEAAVKKQVEYITELSAVGTVISQRVHRDYAPKPLMSIMYEGTMESGHDVSAGGAMYNWGPGLIWSGLATYADSMAAIKKLVYDDKKYSLEQIRDALLADFEGYEQILKDCLDAPKFGNDDDYADRIAADITGWTENYHRKFKTLYSTFSHGTLSISNNTPFGEMTGATANGRKAWLPLSDGISPTQGHDKKGPTAIIKSVSKIDVEAMNIGMVHNFKLLRGLLETPEGENGLINLLRTASILGNGQMQFSYVDNETLIKAQQNPDQYRDLIIRVAGYSAYFVELCKEVQDEIISRTMIEHF, from the coding sequence ATGGCTCCACAAGAACGAGAAGCCATCATGAAGCTGTTCCAGGGAATATCAAAAGAACTTTCGGATAAGGGAGCTCAGCCGCTGGCAGCAGACGGCTCCGGCCAGCTTCGTAAGGAAGAGTGCGCATACCCGGAAGGAATGACCGAGCGTTTGCGGGCTTTGAAAGAACATTATCTGACTGTTAAGCCAAGCATTACAACCTACCGTGCTAAAGCCTTTACTCAGGTATATAAGGAAAATCCAGGTCTACCAGAGATTATGCTGCGTGCCAAGGCTTTCCGCAGAGCGTGTGAAGAGGCTCCGCTGCTCATCCAGGACAACGAGTTGATCGTTGGTCATCCTTGCGGTGCTCCGCGTGCGGGTGCTTTCTCGCCTGACATTGCTTGGCGCTGGACTCGAGATGAGCTCGATACCATTCACAACCGTCCTCAGGATCCGTTCTACATCTCCGAGGAAGACAAACGGATCATGCAAGAGGAACTGTTCCCGTTCTGGAAAGGTAAATCGGTAGATGAAATATGTGAACAGCAATACCGGGATGCTGGTCTTTGGGAGTTTTCCGGCGAAGCGTTCGTCAGCGATCTTTCATATCATCAGATCAACGGCGGCGGAGACTCCAACCCAGGCTACGATGTCATTCTAATGAAGAAAGGGATGCTGGATATCCAGCGGGAAGCCAAGGAGCATCTTGCGAAGCTGTCCATGCAAAACCCGGAAGACATCGACAAAATCTATTACTATAAATCCGTGCTGGACACGACCGAAGGCGTAATGGCGTATGCCAAACGGATATCTGAATATGCATACCAGCTGGCTGCTAAAGAAACAAATCCGAAGCGCAAGGCGGAGTTGCAAAAAATCGGCGAGGTCAACGCTCGCGTGCCGGCTCATGCACCGACTACATTCCATGAGGCAGTACAATCGGTCTGGACCGTAGAATCTCTGCTCGTGGTGGAAGAAAATCAGACAGGCATGTCTGTCGGCCGTGTGGATCAATATATGTATCCTTTCTATGAGGCGGACAGAAAAGCCGGCCGTCTGACAGAATTTGAAGCATTCGAGATTGCAGGCTGTTTCCTAATCAAATGCTCGGAAATGATGTGGGTTTCTAGCGCGGGTGGCTCCAAGTTTTTTGCTGGCTACCAACCGTTCGTCAATATGTGTGTCGGCGGGCAAAAACGAGAGGGCGGCGACGCTACCAACGACTTGACTTATCTGCTCATGGATGCGGTACGTCATGTCGGCGTTTATCAGCCTTCGCTCGCTTGCCGTATCCATAATAGTTCTCCACAGAAATACTTGAAGAAGATTGTGGATGTCGTCCGTGCTGGTTTGGGCTTCCCAGCCTGCCATTTCGATGATTCCCACATTAAGATGATGCTGATGAAGGGCTGCAGTATCGAAGATGCCCGCGATTACTGTCTGATGGGCTGTGTAGAGCCGCAAAAATCCGGACGCTTGTATCAGTGGACCTCCACCGGATACACCCAGTGGCCGATTGCCATTGAGTTCGTCCTTAACCGTGGCAAAATGCTTTGGCACGGAAGCGAGCCAGGATTGGACATGGGCGATTTGCGCAACTTCAAGACCTATGAGGAATTTGAAGCGGCGGTTAAGAAGCAGGTAGAATACATCACCGAGCTTTCCGCAGTGGGTACTGTAATCAGCCAGCGCGTTCACCGCGATTATGCGCCGAAGCCGCTTATGTCGATCATGTATGAAGGCACGATGGAGAGTGGTCACGACGTATCCGCCGGTGGCGCCATGTATAACTGGGGACCTGGTTTGATCTGGTCCGGTCTGGCAACTTACGCCGATTCGATGGCTGCCATCAAGAAGCTGGTTTACGATGACAAAAAATATTCGCTCGAACAAATCCGTGACGCGTTGCTTGCCGATTTCGAAGGTTATGAGCAGATCCTCAAGGATTGTCTGGACGCGCCAAAATTCGGCAACGACGACGATTATGCCGATCGCATCGCCGCCGATATCACCGGGTGGACTGAGAACTATCACCGCAAATTTAAAACGCTGTATTCTACCTTCAGCCATGGTACGCTTTCTATTTCGAACAATACGCCTTTCGGTGAGATGACCGGTGCTACCGCCAATGGGCGCAAAGCTTGGTTGCCGCTGTCCGACGGTATCAGCCCTACCCAGGGCCATGACAAAAAGGGACCGACGGCTATCATCAAATCGGTGAGCAAGATAGATGTCGAGGCCATGAATATTGGTATGGTGCATAACTTCAAGCTTTTGCGCGGTTTGCTGGAAACACCTGAAGGAGAGAACGGATTGATTAATCTTTTGCGGACAGCCTCTATTCTCGGAAACGGCCAAATGCAGTTCAGTTATGTGGATAATGAAACGCTGATTAAAGCGCAGCAAAATCCTGATCAATACCGTGATTTAATCATTCGGGTCGCTGGCTATAGTGCATACTTTGTGGAATTGTGTAAAGAAGTGCAGGATGAGATCATCAGCAGAACAATGATTGAGCATTTCTAA
- the cutD gene encoding choline TMA-lyase-activating enzyme gives MESGMPERQARIFNIQKYSIYDGPGIRTLVFFKGCPLRCQWCANPEGLEKKYQVMYQRDLCNDCGACVAACPREIHRFATSGSQDPSKPQHEVDRKIECIGCRECEKVCPARALSIVGMNMTVSEIVEIVEQDMLFYTTSGGGVTLGGGEVCAQSEFAVNLLKECKLAGIHTAIETSGHTKPEAILAMAEYTDLILYDLKHMDSDRHYQLTGVRNERILENLRELITRKHNVEVRMPLMKGLNDDEDTIRKTVEFLLPFKEYRNFQGINLLPYHKLGINKYRQLDMDTVECDLSLNEADLERIERQISQYDFPVRVIKH, from the coding sequence ATGGAGTCAGGTATGCCGGAAAGGCAGGCACGTATTTTCAACATTCAGAAATATTCCATATACGACGGACCCGGTATCCGGACGCTTGTTTTCTTCAAGGGATGTCCCCTGCGCTGTCAGTGGTGTGCTAACCCGGAGGGTCTGGAAAAGAAGTATCAGGTGATGTACCAACGGGATCTGTGCAACGATTGCGGCGCATGTGTTGCGGCATGTCCCCGGGAAATCCACCGTTTTGCCACTTCCGGCTCGCAGGATCCGTCCAAGCCGCAGCATGAGGTTGACCGGAAGATCGAGTGCATTGGCTGCCGGGAATGTGAGAAGGTTTGTCCCGCACGGGCACTCTCTATCGTCGGGATGAATATGACGGTATCGGAAATTGTGGAAATTGTAGAGCAAGATATGCTGTTCTACACTACGTCCGGCGGCGGCGTCACGTTGGGCGGCGGCGAAGTATGTGCGCAGTCTGAATTTGCGGTCAATTTGCTTAAGGAATGCAAGCTCGCCGGAATCCATACGGCCATTGAAACCTCTGGGCATACCAAACCGGAAGCTATTTTGGCCATGGCCGAATATACCGATCTGATATTGTACGATTTGAAACATATGGATTCAGACCGCCATTATCAACTGACTGGTGTACGCAACGAGCGCATTCTCGAAAATTTGCGGGAACTGATCACTCGCAAACATAACGTAGAGGTGCGGATGCCGCTAATGAAGGGGCTCAATGATGATGAGGACACCATCCGCAAAACGGTGGAGTTTCTGCTTCCCTTTAAGGAATACCGGAATTTTCAAGGCATCAATTTGCTCCCTTATCACAAACTGGGGATTAACAAATACAGGCAATTGGATATGGACACCGTTGAATGCGATTTAAGCCTTAATGAAGCCGATCTGGAGCGTATTGAACGTCAAATCAGCCAATACGATTTCCCGGTTCGGGTAATCAAACATTAA
- a CDS encoding BMC domain-containing protein: MQQPAGPDPGRIIQESVPGKQVTLAHIIASPVPDMYERLGIDEAGAIGILTLSPTETSIIAADIATKVAVVEIGFLDRFTGSVLLTGDIASVETALRAIIKTLGDSLGFATAEITRT, translated from the coding sequence ATGCAGCAGCCTGCTGGGCCTGATCCCGGGCGGATTATTCAGGAGTCGGTGCCGGGCAAACAAGTGACGCTGGCCCATATCATTGCTTCACCCGTGCCTGACATGTATGAAAGACTGGGCATCGATGAAGCGGGGGCTATCGGCATTTTAACACTGTCGCCCACTGAAACCTCCATTATTGCCGCGGATATCGCCACCAAGGTGGCAGTTGTGGAAATCGGCTTTCTGGATCGCTTTACCGGTTCGGTGCTTCTTACTGGGGATATAGCCAGTGTGGAAACGGCGTTACGGGCCATCATTAAGACGTTGGGCGATAGTTTGGGCTTTGCGACGGCGGAAATTACACGGACATGA
- a CDS encoding EutP/PduV family microcompartment system protein, protein MKKRILLIGPTGCGKTTLAHALDGTDRPLRRTQDVIYGPKTIDTPGAYVENTWMYSHLIATAQNASQILILVDQSRYQEVYSPGFASSFTKPVIGVITKADLALENENYCVQVLKRSGITEPFFRISLPVGRGIGELKRYLFG, encoded by the coding sequence ATGAAAAAACGTATTTTGCTGATCGGCCCTACAGGTTGCGGAAAAACGACGCTGGCCCATGCGCTTGACGGTACGGATCGCCCGCTGCGGCGGACGCAGGACGTTATCTACGGGCCGAAGACGATCGATACGCCGGGCGCGTATGTCGAGAATACCTGGATGTACAGCCATTTGATTGCAACGGCGCAGAACGCGAGCCAAATTTTGATATTGGTGGATCAGTCCCGGTATCAGGAAGTATACTCGCCCGGCTTTGCATCTTCTTTCACGAAACCGGTTATCGGTGTAATAACGAAAGCCGATCTTGCGCTGGAAAATGAGAATTACTGTGTACAAGTTTTAAAACGTAGCGGGATAACCGAACCCTTTTTCCGCATTAGTCTTCCCGTGGGAAGGGGAATCGGGGAATTGAAACGTTATTTGTTCGGGTAA